The Macaca thibetana thibetana isolate TM-01 chromosome 5, ASM2454274v1, whole genome shotgun sequence genomic sequence cctACCTCCTATTTATTTACCTACTATCTATCCGTCTATCCATCCACCCTTAATACCTGTGGGGTAAAGCTATAAAGGAATTTAACATATATCTCATTGATAattaaacaaagtaaaatattatcaatcatctatcatctgtctatccatctacctacctatctatccatccatccaccttcAATGCGTGTGGGGTAAAGTTACaaaggaatttaaagaaaaatgaataactcTAAACAGAAATGATCAAAATTTAGCCAGAACAGTTAACTTTCTATAATTTCATGGCTAGGCCACGAGCGGTCCCCCACCCTACCCTACTGCAGACCTCTCCCTTGACCTGTCACGAGGGTAAGAATGTGACAGTGAAATGGCCCATTGAGATGACCTCTATTGGGAAGTTCTATCAGCTTAtcaaaatttctgaaatataCCATAGATCTCAGAACAAATATGCATCGGCAACATCCTCAGAAATGAATGTATCCATCAGCAAATTCATAatgataacttttttctttttctcctacatTTAAGGTGTGACCCCTTGCCTCAAAATATAAGCTTCCGAGTGTGAAATGCTAATTTATCATCATGGATTAGCAGTAATTCAGAATTCCAATACATAGTGGTTCCAAAAACTACATTCAGAAAGAATAGTAACCCTTTAAGATGATGaccctatatttttatttaaatctccTGTCACTCTGCATTGTATAGAAAAATTCAAACCAGAACTCCACTCGGTGAAATTTACCAAAAGAATACTTTCCATggaagtaatttttctttttctttttttttttttttgagacggagtctcgctctgttgcccaagctggagtgcagtggccggatctcagctcactgcaagctccgccgcccaagtttacgccattctcctgcctcagcctcccgagtagctgggactacaggcgcctgccacctcgcccggctagttttttgtattttttagtagagacggggtttcaccgtgttagccaggatggtcttgatctcctgacctcgtgatccgcccgtctcggcctcccaaagtgctgggattacaggcttgagccaccgggcccggccggAAGTAATTTTTCAATCTCATTTATAAGTactattttttagtatttattttgccATAGCTTCTGAAAGTATGTTATCTTTTTGTCTGATAACTGATAAATGAATAGGAAACATGCTAAGGTAAATTAAAGCCACCATAACAACTGACTGAGGATCCTAGCACACCATGGAGGAAGGGTTGCCCAAATCACACAGCCTGAAACTGGGACTAAGACTGCTAGAATAGCTACTCCTACTTTGATCACTTTATGAGAAGATGCACATTGATATAATTAGGCTTTAGCATAATTGCCTCTTTATAAATCAtagtttttcttcctcatttaggCTCAGTCTTCCTTGTTCATGTGAACACACTTCACGTCACCCCTCTTCTCAAAAATCTCCATGGATTTCTATCTCAGAGTAAAAGTCAAAGGCTGAAAATGAGCCTGTCAATCCTCTGTCACCTGGCTCTTATGGCCTCTCTGAGCTCATCTGAATCCTCAGGGTCTGGAACATAGACTGGCAGATAGAAGTCACTCTCTCAACATTCAATGATTGAAAGAATAAACATGGAGGTTTATTtacttctacttttatttttaccatagTTTCATCCTTCTCTTGTTAGTGAAAACTAACAGCCTCCTAACGCTCTGTCCATCTCCTCACAGCCCCTCTCCTTCCAACCCTCTAATGCAAATCTATCTATTTAATAATAATCAAAGATGACATTTTTGAGCCTATTCTGTACCAGGAAAATATTCAGTCACTTCTTATGTGCTTTTGAGGTAGATACTACTAGTATTTAAATTGTTTACATTAGGGAATCAAAGCTCACAGAGATGAAGCTAACTTGCACAAAGTCACAAAGCTCATAAATGGTGGAGTGAACTTGGGTTTGTTTGACTTTGGAGCCAGCATATGTCACCCTCAGTGTGATCCCATCCCACAGTAGGAGGCTACTGAACCCTCTCTGGTAGTTACGACCTCCAGATTTTCCTCACCTCTTTATCCTGGACTCATACTCTATCTTCTGTTTGGTCATTTCCTGTTTCAGGCTGGAAACTAAACTGTGCAGTGCACTGtggttgctgctgctgttacCAACAAATGTCTCACTGTTGTCACTGCTGCTGGTGGCACGACTACTTCGACCTCCCACACTCCTATGGTCACTTTTGCTTTCATAGTCCCTGGGGTGGGAAAGGTCTTCCTGTGGGGGCCCATCCAAAACAGGGTCCTCAAAGTTCCCCCCATAAAAGTCTTGCTCTGGACAGGTGGTGGTGGAAGAGCGACAGGAGTTGGAGTTCTCAGGGAGGGAGATTTCACAGGAGGAAGTGGACCAGGTGGCGCTGTCGATGCTCTGCTTGTCATCAAGGTTCATCATGGAGAACTGTTGATGGACGTTATCGTAGGTGGACAGTCTGTTGTGCTGGCCTGACTCTCCAGCTTGTTCTTTCTGCTTGTTATCCCTCAGGGTCACATAGCCATTTGGCAGCCAGCTCATGTTTCGTCCATTTGCAGGGTTCCCGTGTGTGTCGCTGTTCAAAATGCCCATGCGCACCGTTCCATTCTGTACACTGTGCGTGCCCATTTTGGTACCAGATCCCTTCAGTGAAGAGGTCCTTCTAGACTGTAGGCTTCCATTGGGGGTGGTTTGCACTTTCTCAAGACCTTCTGCATTACTGCTGCTGAAGGACCCATTGGTAACTATCCCACTACCCTTATTAAAGGCTGGGTTCTTTTTGACCATGAGAGGGGGGCTTCTAGACACATCTAGCTTGTGAACGCTGTTCCTTGGGCTGTTGGTTTTGCTGCCTGATAGAGCTGTGGGGGATCCATTGTCCATGCTGCTTCTCTGGGGAGACTCAGACTTGTCCCAGGAGCACTGCCTACCAGGGCTGTTCTTGGTGTTATTGTTCTCCTTGTTCTGTAACTGCCCCGTGGTGGCTTTCTTTTgaatttcattgttgttgttgctcgCTCCATCTTGGGGTTTGCTTTGTAGTTCTGCATCTTTGGGAAAGAGGCAATCATGTTTGCTAATCATCATTGACATCAACTGCTGGACCACCACGGTGCCTAGAATTGCATAGAACATAAAGTAGCATGAGTGagacagtttttatttatttctatttcaatgTGACTCTTAAAGAAACATATTCAAGTGAAAATTCAGCAGTACCAAACCATATTTTTAACTATGATAACAGCAATAGAAGCTAAAAGAACTTGAGCATTTACTCTGTGCCATGAACTGTGTCAAGCACTTTGCTCTTGtaatttaattgaattttgaaacaaatctatacatatatattgttatTATCACTGTATTATAAAGGTTCAGTAACTTGATTAAGGTTACATGTTAAGGACCAGACCCAGGGCTTGATCCCACAGTTAATCATTAAAAACCTGGGCTCTTAATCATAATAcaatatttattacaaatttgacatttaattctgagaaatatttcttaagaGGAGGTCACTGTGACCTCTCAACTAATAATTGCCTCAAACTATCAAGATACTTTAGTGGTATCTGTAAATGGAACCCGATACAATCAGGGTGGATGCATGGTTTCTCTAATGTATCAAGATAATGAAATCCATAAGACGTTTGTTTGCCATTCAAAAGCTTTAGGGCATTTTAAGTGACATCAGCCAGAATGGTGTAGTGAAGACCTCCAAAAATCCTCTTCACCATATAAGCAACTAGCAAAAATTTCCAGAATCAACTATTTTGGAATCCTGTAAATTAACTAATGGCTTGATGCAATCTGGAGAGTGTTTACTTAAGAAAAATGGCGGAATGTCAGTAAGAGCAGCAAGGTCTGTGGCATTTTAACTTGCTCTAATCTTATCCTCCTCTCCTTGAAAACCAACAGCCCACAATCACAAAGAAAACCAGCCATCTGGCAGCCACTGGAATGGGCAGAGCAGGGTTGGATTTTAGTTAGTAAATATAGTTtctatataaaatacttaaaacttgAGATTTGgtgaagaaaatgatgaaaaaaggcttttgacaatGCAGAATTTCATTAAAACAGCAGCTAATTGAGAGGTTGCCAGGGAGTAGAAACCTGACCTGGGGCAAGACCACTTTTTAGCTTCTGGTGACACCTgggaaatataattcaaaatcaGATTTTGAATAGGAAAAATCATATTGTATTCATTTATATTCTACACACTTTTCCTGCGATGATTAAaaacttattaatattttagactGCATATCAGCAATAAGCAAGATCTACTGCTACATCAATGTTATTCAGATTTTGAAGTTCATAAAAATTACCTGGAGATCCTGTTACAAGGAAGATTGAAATTCAGTAGGCATAGGGTGGAACATGAGATTTTGCATTATAAACCAGCTTCCAGATAACATCAGCAATAATAGAATAGTAGCGCTGGGATCATCTGGAAGCTTGAAAATTTCAGCACCCAATGCAGAGCTTCTGAATCAGAATCCTGAGGTGATTCCTGGGTGCATTACAGTTTGAGAAAACTGTAGTAGATGCAAATATTTCCCTTATATCTTCCAAATTAAATTTCTTGGAAGTCCGAAAGAtaggattcatttttttttttttttcagatgagaaaattgagggtcagagaggttaagctATTTGCTCAGGGCACAGAGACGATGTGATTAGGGTGAAATGTAATATTTAGTCTTATTCCAAATTATGCATTTGTCCTAGTATATTTCAGCTGCTGCAATTTAAAACTGTAGCAGTAATAAGTAAACTTGGGAtagttttaaagataaaactaGATAAAGATAAATATCTATTGAATTACCATCAATCATTACAGAATTgtgaaaaaagactgaaagtaaCAATTCGCTGTATTACAcagccttcttttctcttttagtaATCTCCGAATTTGTCATCATATTTTCCATGCATGTTAGCCATGGATCTGATAAAAAGGATTTTAGAGCAGTTAGAATAACACTGTCAAACTTGTGTACTGTGCTTGAAGACATTGTGTATTCAATGCTATTTTACTATTTGCCCATATGCAGACACACTTTTAGAAGTTTGCAGTTTCCATTATATATGACCCTGTCTAGTATTTTGGGAAAATGGGCCTTTTTCCTATCATTGGAATGTTAACATTTGAAGTATCACTGCTTCCCGTCATAGCTATGAACTCTGTGGGCGCATGTAATTAATTGAAGAGCAACATCCCTAAGGCGTCCATGATGATTCAGTGAACAGCCATGTCAAAGTGTACTTGCCACAATTATGGAGTATGAGTGTCAGGTCCCTAGATATTTAGAAGTCTCTTTTGTATCTTGGGAAGCTTTGATTCCATCTAGTCTCTGGGACAATAAATGGCCATAGCCCCTTGTAAAGGGactttcttagaatttttatagCCGTTCAGGACAGAGTAACATGGTAGTAATGATGATATGTGTACCACTAAACACactatcattttttccttttgatttgctGTCATTTTCTTCTTAGAATACCAGTGAGGAACATGAAGCCCAGACAATGAGGTCAGAGTGGTTATAATCACCAGCCCATTCTGAA encodes the following:
- the ARHGAP24 gene encoding rho GTPase-activating protein 24 isoform X5 translates to MMPEDRNSGGCPAGALASTPFIPKTTYRRIKRCFSFRKGIFGQKLEDTVRYEKRYGNRLAPMLVEQCVDFIRQRGLKEEGLFRLPGQANLVKELQDAFDCGEKPSFDSNTDVHTVASLLKLYLRELPEPVIPYAKYEDFLSCAKLLSKEEEVGVKELAKQVKSLPVVNYNLLKYICRFLDEVQSYSGVNKMSVQNLATVFGPNILRPKVEDPLTIMEGTVVVQQLMSMMISKHDCLFPKDAELQSKPQDGASNNNNEIQKKATTGQLQNKENNNTKNSPGRQCSWDKSESPQRSSMDNGSPTALSGSKTNSPRNSVHKLDVSRSPPLMVKKNPAFNKGSGIVTNGSFSSSNAEGLEKVQTTPNGSLQSRRTSSLKGSGTKMGTHSVQNGTVRMGILNSDTHGNPANGRNMSWLPNGYVTLRDNKQKEQAGESGQHNRLSTYDNVHQQFSMMNLDDKQSIDSATWSTSSCEISLPENSNSCRSSTTTCPEQDFYGGNFEDPVLDGPPQEDLSHPRDYESKSDHRSVGGRSSRATSSSDNSETFVGNSSSNHSALHSLVSSLKQEMTKQKIEYESRIKSLEQRNLTLETEMMSLHDELDQERKKFTMIEIKMRNAERAKEDAEKRNDMLQKEMEQFFSTFGELTVEPRRTERGNTIWIQ
- the ARHGAP24 gene encoding rho GTPase-activating protein 24 isoform X6; the protein is MTANHESYLLMASTQNDMEDWVKSIRRVIWGPFGGGIFGQKLEDTVRYEKRYGNRLAPMLVEQCVDFIRQRGLKEEGLFRLPGQANLVKELQDAFDCGEKPSFDSNTDVHTVASLLKLYLRELPEPVIPYAKYEDFLSCAKLLSKEEEVGVKELAKQVKSLPVVNYNLLKYICRFLDEVQSYSGVNKMSVQNLATVFGPNILRPKVEDPLTIMEGTVVVQQLMSMMISKHDCLFPKDAELQSKPQDGASNNNNEIQKKATTGQLQNKENNNTKNSPGRQCSWDKSESPQRSSMDNGSPTALSGSKTNSPRNSVHKLDVSRSPPLMVKKNPAFNKGSGIVTNGSFSSSNAEGLEKVQTTPNGSLQSRRTSSLKGSGTKMGTHSVQNGTVRMGILNSDTHGNPANGRNMSWLPNGYVTLRDNKQKEQAGESGQHNRLSTYDNVHQQFSMMNLDDKQSIDSATWSTSSCEISLPENSNSCRSSTTTCPEQDFYGGNFEDPVLDGPPQEDLSHPRDYESKSDHRSVGGRSSRATSSSDNSETFVGNSSSNHSALHSLVSSLKQEMTKQKIEYESRIKSLEQRNLTLETEMMSLHDELDQERKKFTMIEIKMRNAERAKEDAEKRNDMLQKEMEQFFSTFGELTVEPRRTERGNTIWIQ
- the ARHGAP24 gene encoding rho GTPase-activating protein 24 isoform X4, whose translation is MFVQGGDRDRMTANHESYLLMASTQNDMEDWVKSIRRVIWGPFGGGIFGQKLEDTVRYEKRYGNRLAPMLVEQCVDFIRQRGLKEEGLFRLPGQANLVKELQDAFDCGEKPSFDSNTDVHTVASLLKLYLRELPEPVIPYAKYEDFLSCAKLLSKEEEVGVKELAKQVKSLPVVNYNLLKYICRFLDEVQSYSGVNKMSVQNLATVFGPNILRPKVEDPLTIMEGTVVVQQLMSMMISKHDCLFPKDAELQSKPQDGASNNNNEIQKKATTGQLQNKENNNTKNSPGRQCSWDKSESPQRSSMDNGSPTALSGSKTNSPRNSVHKLDVSRSPPLMVKKNPAFNKGSGIVTNGSFSSSNAEGLEKVQTTPNGSLQSRRTSSLKGSGTKMGTHSVQNGTVRMGILNSDTHGNPANGRNMSWLPNGYVTLRDNKQKEQAGESGQHNRLSTYDNVHQQFSMMNLDDKQSIDSATWSTSSCEISLPENSNSCRSSTTTCPEQDFYGGNFEDPVLDGPPQEDLSHPRDYESKSDHRSVGGRSSRATSSSDNSETFVGNSSSNHSALHSLVSSLKQEMTKQKIEYESRIKSLEQRNLTLETEMMSLHDELDQERKKFTMIEIKMRNAERAKEDAEKRNDMLQKEMEQFFSTFGELTVEPRRTERGNTIWIQ